Genomic segment of Candidatus Tanganyikabacteria bacterium:
CGCGCTCGTGCCGACGCAGCGGATCTCGCGGATCGGCTGGCGACCCTCGAGCAGCACTACGGGGTGATCGAGCGGGCGAAGTTCGAACTCGATCGCCGCGTCGTCGGCCAGACCCGCACCGTCGCGGCCCTGTACCGGATCGCCCTGGCGCTGGATACCCTGGATCGGGACGCGGTTCTCCCGGCGGCCCTCGGGCTGCTCGAGCGCCTCTTCGACGTGAAGGCCGCCGCGGTGTACAGCGCCGGGCCCGGAGGCACCCTGTCGCTCGCCCACGCGCTGGGCACGTGGCCGGGGCGGCCCGACCACGTGGCGGCCGCGGGGTTGTGGCGGGCGGCCCTCGAAACGGGATCGCCGCAGGTGGCGCGCGCCGAGGGCGTCCTGCAGGCCACCGGCGCCCTGGCCCTGCTGCCGGTCCGCGGCGGCGCGGGCACGGTCGCGGCGGTCGTCGCGATCGAGGAGATCCCCCTCTCGCAGCTCACGCCTACCAACCTGCGGCTCTTCGAGACCATCGCCGACTGGGCGGCGCGGGCCCTGGCGCGGGCGGAAGCCCACGGCCGGTGCTTCGCCGCGATCGAACCGGCCGCGCGGCCGGCGGCCGCCTGATATTCGGCTCGCAAGGAGAAGAGGATGCGCATGCGGTTGATGCGGGCGAGCGGAGCCGGCATGGCCGGCGCGCTCGACCTGCTGGGGTGCCTGCTGGCGCTCGCCGGCTCGCTGCCGCCCGCCACCTGGCTGGCGTTGCACCTGCTCGCGGTGGCCGGGGGGGCGCTCTTCGTCGCGTCCCTGGTGCCGCGCGGGAGCCGGATTGCATGGGCGGGCCTGGCCTTCTTCTTCGGGGGAGTGCTGCCGGGAAGCGGGCTCGCGGCGGTCGCCCTCTCCGCCGTCACCGCGCGGCCGGACGGCCGCGGCGAGTTGCTGGCCCGTTGCCAGGAGCGACTGTCGTGGAATCGGCCCGAACCTCGCACGCTGTGGCCCATCGCCGCCACCGAGGACCGGTTGCGCCAGGAGCTGTCGATCCAGCCCCTCCTGGAGACGCTGAAGAACGGGTCGCCCAAGGAGCGGCAGCGAGTTTTCATGGCGCTGGCGCGCTGCGACTCGCCGCACTGCGTCCCGGTGCTCACCGAGGCCCTGGGCGACGCCGATCCCGAAGTCCGCTTCCAGGCCGGACTCACGCTCGTGCGGCTGGAAGAGCGGTACGTGCAACGCCTGCAGCAAGCGACCGGTGGCGGGCCCGCGACGGCGGGCGAGGCAGCGGCGCGGACGCTGGGCGATGCCTGCTGGGAGTATGCGGTTTCCGGGCTGGTGGAAGGAGCGGGCCGCACCCGCTTGCTGGAGCGCGCCCGCGACGCCTACCTGGCCGAGGCCCGGCGCGACCCCGGAGACGTGGCGTCCAGCCTGGCCCTGGCCCGCGTCTTCGCCGCCCTGGGCGACCCGCGGCAGGCGCTTGCGCACGCCGAGCGCTGCCTCGCCTCGCGGCCGGACTGGGCCGAGGCGCTCGTCCTGCAGGGCGAGGCGCTCTTCGCCTTGCGCCGGCTGGATGCGCTGCCAGCGGTGGGACACCGCCTGCTGGCCCTGCCACCGGGCGCACTGCCCGAGGCCGCGGCGGAAGTCGCCGGCTACTGGGCCGACACCGGGAGGAAAATCGCATGAGACCCGCCGACGTCGTCCTCGTCTCGGAAGGCGCCTACCCTTTCGTCACGGGCGGCCTCAGCCACTGGATCCAGCAGCTTGCCTCCGGCATGCCGGATCTCTCGTTCGAAGTGGTCACCCTGGTGGCCGGCCGGGAGGAGCGGGCGCATCGCTACGCATTGCCGCGCAACGTGCGGGCCCTGCACGTCATCGACATCCTGGACGCTCCCGCCACCGCCCCCCGGGCCGCCCGGGAGCCCGATCCCCTGCTGCTTTCGTCGGTCCGGCGGCTCGCCACGGCCGGCGCGCGGCCCGGCGCAGGCGGCTCCCCCTTCGCCGACCTGCTTGCCGCGCTGGAGCGCGCCGGCGGCGCGAGCGCGGAGCTGCTGGCGTCGCATGACGCCTGGTCGGTGCTGGTCGAGGCCTACCGGGAGAGGGCGCCGCGCCAGTCCTTCCTCGACTTCTTCTGGACCTGCCGGGCCATGCTGCCGCCGTTGCTGAGCTGCATCGCGGCGGATCTTCCGCCGGCCGCCGTGTATCACGCGGCCTCGACCGGGTACGCCGGCCTCCTCGGCGCCCTGGCCGCGCGCCGGCACGGCGCCCGGTTCATCCTCACCGAGCACGGCAGCTACACCCGGGAGCGCGAGGTCGAACTCGCCCGCGCCGACTGGATCCACGTGCCACCGGCCGAGACTTCGCCCTGGGTGCCGCGCGCCGAGTTCTTCAAGGAGTGGTGGGCCGACTACTTCGAGTTGCTCGCCAGCCACGCCTACGCCCACGCCGACCTGATCCTGGCACTCAACGAGGTGGGTACCGGCCTCCAGGCCAGGGCGGGCGCTCCGCCCGCAAAGCTGCGGGCGATCCCGAACGGCGTGGACGTCGCCCGCTTCGCCCCGCTGCGCCGGCGCCACGACTGGTCGGATCGCCCCTTCCGCGTGGGCTTCGTCGGGCGCGTCGTGCCCGTCAAGGACGTCAAGACCTTCCTGCGGGCGATCGCCACGGCCCGCCAGGAAATCCCGGCGCTCGAAGCGGTGCTCGTGGGCCCGACCGACGAGGTGCCCCTGTACCTTCGCGAATGCGAGGACCTGGTGGCGTTGCTGGAAATCGGCGACATCGCCCGCTTCACCGGGCCGGCGGACGTCCGCGAGTACCTCGGGCAGATGGACGTCCTCGTGCTCACCAGCCTGACCGAGGCGCAACCCCTGGTGGTGCTGGAGGCCTTCGCGGCCGGCGTGCCGGTGGTGTGCTCGGATGTCGGCGGCTGCCGCGAACTGGTGCTCGGCGGCTCGGCGCCGGGCGATCGCGACATCGGGCCGAGCGGCATCCTCACGCGGGCCGCGCGCCCGGCCGAGACCGCCGCCGCCCTGGTCGCCCTCTGGCGCGATCCCTTGCTGCACGCGGCCCTGCGCGACGCGGCGATCGCGCGCGCCGCCGGATTCTACGACGAGAAACGCCTGCTGGCCGCCTACCGGCGCGTATACGCGGGAAAGGAGCCCTGACATGAGCCATCGACCCGGCGCGGCGCATGGAACGCCGGCACGGAGGCCGGCGCCACTGGATTGCCGGTGGGGCCGGCGCCTCTGCCGGCCCGGGAGGCTCCCAGGAACGCCGGCACGGTGGCCGGCGCCACTGGATTGCCGGTGGGGCCGGCGTCCCTGCCGGCACGGGAGCCTCCCAGGAACGCCGGCACGGAGGCCGGCACCACTGAATTGCCGGTGGGGCCGGCGTCCCTGCCGGCCCGGGAGGCTCCCATGAGCGCCGGCAACCTGTTCCGGCAACTGGCGAGCCGCGAGAGTTACGGTTCGCAGCTGGGCGCCTTCGCGCTCGCGACGGTGCTGGGCTGCGCGCCCTGGCTGCTGCCGGCCCTGGGCATCGCCATCCTGGTCTGGCTGGCCGGCCAAGAGCGGGATGCCTTGCTCTTCCGCATCCTCGTGCTCTACGCGATCACCTTCTCGCTGATCGCGGCGGGCGCGGTCCAGACCTTCGGTGTGCGTTTCCTGTGGGATCGGCTCTACGCCGGGGACCGGCATTCATTCGTGCCGGCGTTCTGCACCCTGCTCCTGCCGCTAGTCGGCGGGCAAGTCCTGCTCGCGGTCGTCGCCACCGCGGGCCTGGAGCTGCCGGGTGCCGTGCGGGCCGCGTGGCTCGGCCTGTACGCGATCCTGCACGGGGTGTGGCTGGCCGCGTTCTGGCTGGGGGCGGTCAAGGATCATGCCTTCACGGCATTCGCGCTGGCCCTGGGAGTCGGCCTGTCCATCCCGGGCGCGCTCGCGGGCTTCCAGGCCGGGGGCCTGGCCGGGCAGTTTCTGGGCCTCGCCGCCGGCTATGCCGTGAGCTTCGCATGCCTCCTTTCCCGGATGGTGGCGGAGTTCGGCTACTCGTACACATTCGCCTGGCGCGTCTGGGCCTACTTGCCGCGCCTGTTCCCCCTCTTCCTCGCCGGCCTTTGCTACGGGATCGGCCTCTGGGCCGACAAGTTCGTCTTCTGGGCCCACCCGGACACGGGCGTCGCCGTGCTGGGATGGCTGCGCATGAGCCCGCACTACGACAACGCGGTGTTCCTGGCATCCCTCACCATCGTGCCGGCCCTCGGCCTCTTCCTGATGCACATGGATACCGAGTTCGGGGATCGCTACCGCGAAATCTTCGCCACCATCGGCCGGCACGCGCCGCTGTCCGAAATCGTCGCGGCGCGCGAGCGGGCGCTGGCCTGCTTCCACGCCGGCCTCGGCTTCGTCCTGCGCCTGCAGGCGCCGCTGGCGCTGGGCATCGCCCTGTTCGCCGCCGAGATCATGAGCCGGCTCGGCATCTCCTGGCTGGGACTGTTCGCGTTCCGCTACTCCGTGGTGGCGATGCTGCTGCAACTGATTCACCTGGTGGCGCTGATCGCGCTCATCTACTTCGACTTCCGGAAATCGGCCCTCCTCCTGGGCGGAGCCTTCCTGGTCGCCCAGGTGGCGGGCGCATGGCTGTCGATCGGCTTCGGCCCGGGACTTCACGGTCTGGGCGGCCTCGTGGCCAACGGCCTGGTCGCCGTGCTCGGGATCGCCGTCCTCGAGGCGAAGACGGGGCGTCTGGAGTACCACGTGTTCCGGCGCCAGGTGGCCGGGGCCTGAGGCATGTCCGTCCCGCCGCGCGCGGCCACTCTCGCGACAGCGCTCGCCGGCGCTTCGGCCGTCGCCCTGTTCGCGGCCGGCTGCGGCCTGCCGGGCACGCCGGCGCGGCCGCTCGCCGAGGCGGCGGTGCTGGCGGCCCTCGCCCCGGCGCGCGACACCCATCCGCCGCCCACCCCGGCGCGCACGCTCCCGCCGGCTCCGCCCATTCCCGCTCGGCCCGACGAGATGGCGTCGCCCGCACCCGAGCCCCGGGGCGGCCCGGCGATCGCCGCCTGGATCCTGGTGCTCTCGGCCGACGGCACCGAACCCGTCCTGGGCGCCATCCGGCAACTCCTCGACTTCCAGGGCACGCCCTACGACTTGTGGATAGCCGCGGATCGTCCCGGGGACCTGACTCCCGACCGGCTGAGCGCCGGCGACCGGGGGTTCTATCAAGCCTGCATACTCGCCACCGGCCGTCTGGCCAGGTCGGACGGCACGGCCTGGGCGAGCGCGTTGTCGCCCGCCGAGTGGCAGGCGCTGGAGGCCTACGAAGCCGCCTTCGGGATCCGCCGGCTCGTGCTCTATGCGTATCCAGACGCCAGTCACGGTTTCAACGAGCCCGTACCGGTGGACACGCGCTTCCAACCGGTTCTCGCCCGGCTCACTCCCGCCGGGAGCGCGGTGTTCCCGTACCTGGCCCCTGACGCGGCGCTGCCCGTCCAGGGAGTCTGGGCATTCCTCGCCAGGCCCCTGGATGGCGCCACGACCCCATTGCTCGTGGACGCCGCCGGCAATGCCCTGGCGGTCGTCCGCAGCCACCCGGACGGCCGGGAGACGCTGGCACTGACGTGCGACGGCAACGCGTGGTCGCTGCACAGCCTCCTGCTCGCGCACGGCGCGCTGAGCTGGGCGACTCGCGGGCTCTTCCTGGGCGAGCGGCGGATCTCGCTGGCGGCGCAGGTCGACGACCTCTTCCTGCCCACGCGCCTCTGGGGGCAGGCGGAGTCGCAGCCCTTCCGCCTGACGGGAGACGACCTGCGCGGCGTCGCGGCCTGGCAAGCCACGGTCCGGGCGCGGCCGACCACCGGGAATTTCCGCCTGGAACTGGCGTTCAACGGCGGCGGGATCTACTCCGGCGACTCGCTTGCCGCCGCCGCATTCGACCTCTCGGCCGAGTTCGCCTGGGTCAACCACACGTTCACGCACCGCAACCTGGACGGCGCGACGTACTGGGAGACCCTGGGCGAGTTGCGGGACAACCACGCCGCGGCGGCGGCGCTGCGGCTCGCAAACTACGGCGCACTCGGCCTGGTGACTCCCGAGGTCTCGGGCCTGGGCAATCCCGGGGCGATGGCGGCGGCTTACGACTTCGGGATACGGTACCTGGTCTCGGACGCCTCGCTGGCCCCCGGCGGCGCGCCCGGGCCCAACATCGGCGTACCCAACGCCATGGCGCCCGGCATCTTCGAGATCCCGCGCTATCCCACCGGCCTGTTCTTCGACGTCTCGACGCCGGCGGAATGGGAGGCCCGCTACAACGACCGGTATCGCACCTTCTGGGGCCGGGATTTGACCGCGGCGGAGATCGTCGATCTCGAGAGCGACGTGCTCCTGCGCTACCTGCTGCGCGGGCAATGGAACCCGCTGATGTTCCACCAGGCCAACCTGCGCGATCACGGCGCGGGGAGCCTGCTGGGCAACCTCATCGACGCCGTGCTGGCCAAGTACGACCGCCACATGCGGCTGCCCGTCGAGAGCCTCGGCCTGGCGGACCTCGCGGGGCGCTTCGCCGCCCGCACGGCCCTTGCCGCCGCGGCGGCCTCGGCCAGCATCCGGCCGGGCGTATCGATCACGCTGGCGACCCAGCGAACGGCGATCGTCCCGGTGACGGGCCTCGAGACCCTTGGCGCCGAGTACTACGGCGGGCGGCCGATCGCCCGCGTGCGCGTCCCGGCCGGGATGCCGCTGACGCTGCCGCTGGAGCCGGCGACCCCGTAAGGCTGTCCTAGTCCGACTCGATGAAGACCTGATACTTCGGGTGGGGCCGGCGTCTCTGCCGGCCGGCACGGAGGCCGGCCCCACTCGACTCGAATCAGGCCGAAAACGGCTTAGAGACTCGCCAGGAGGCCCACCAGGGACTCGAAGTACGGAGGAAGGGAGTCCCAGGGGTTGGGCAGCGAGTCGTTCGTGACGTGGACGAAGCCGGCGCAGCCCGAAACGCGGGAGATCGCGGCGGCATCGAGCGACGCCACGCCGTACGAGAGCGTCGCGAAGCGCTCCCGGGGGTAGCGGGAATGCCAGTCCCCGCAGAGTGCCGCGGTATCGGGCAGGGCGGCGCTGTCGTGCAGCACCAGCACGTCCACCGATCGGAGGTAGCTCTCCCGCGTCTGGGTGCCCGGATTGCCCACCGTCGTGGCCATGCCCAGGCTCGCCGCGTAGGCGGAGAGGTCGGCGTAGTAACCCTCTTTGCCTGAGGTGTTGGCCATCTGGTCGAAGAAGATCCCGGCGACCCGGTACCAGGACCAGTAGCGGTAGATCTCCAGCCTGGCCTGGCGCGGGCGGCGCCGGCCATAGGCGGTGTCCACGTAGCCCAGGACCGCTACGCCGCCCTGCTGGAGCCTGTCGATACCCGAGACGTAGTCCGGGTTGCGCGCGTTGCCCGCGCCGCTTGCCGGGTTGGCGATCGCCAGCACCGGGACCAGCGGATTGGCTTGCCTGGCCGCCAGGACGCGCCCCCAGGTCGGATCGGTCGGGTAGGTGTAGAGCGGCACCAGGGCCCCGGCGGCCCCGTGCCCGGTCGCTATGCCGCGCCCGCCGGGGACCGCCGCGCATGCCGCCACCATGAGGACCACCGGAAGGACACCGTATCGCAACCGCATGATCCGGTTCTAGCCCCCGGTCGGGGGTCCCCGCCTGTACGGGCCTGACAGCAGATTCCTCCGCGGCTACGGGCAGGAAGTTTCCGACGTGTCGCCCGAGACGGCGTTGTAGAGGTCGATGCGGCCGCAGCGGCTGCCGGTGTTGCCCGCGACCGCCGAACGCTCCAGGCGCGATCGCACCGCGGAGTTGTTGGGGCTGGCCACGGCCAGGCCCAGGCGCTGCCAGACCAGCGCGGCCTCGCCGGCGACGAAGGGCGTGGCCATGGACGTCCCGCTGAGGTAGCCGTAGTTACGCGTCCTGAGCCGGTGCTTGTGGTTGGGCAGCGTCGAGTAGATGCTCACGCCGGGAGCCGCGACGTCCACCCACGAGCCGTAGTTGGAGAACGACGCCCGGTTGCCGGCCTGGTCGATCGCGCTCACCGCCACGCAGTTGCCGTACGCGGCGGGATAGAGC
This window contains:
- a CDS encoding GAF domain-containing protein, whose protein sequence is MSTSDSALPYRAGLAIRPAPDAGAGPVPGGLPRIAGCLAEGAALFGLAWALQAWAGVRVPGLDLLWVPVILLAARYGYWPGLLAGAAAGFATVFPAIADPAWRADLVTHPQALAQAVALVLGGALLGELRGAQDRKLHRARADAADLADRLATLEQHYGVIERAKFELDRRVVGQTRTVAALYRIALALDTLDRDAVLPAALGLLERLFDVKAAAVYSAGPGGTLSLAHALGTWPGRPDHVAAAGLWRAALETGSPQVARAEGVLQATGALALLPVRGGAGTVAAVVAIEEIPLSQLTPTNLRLFETIADWAARALARAEAHGRCFAAIEPAARPAAA
- a CDS encoding HEAT repeat domain-containing protein; the encoded protein is MRMRLMRASGAGMAGALDLLGCLLALAGSLPPATWLALHLLAVAGGALFVASLVPRGSRIAWAGLAFFFGGVLPGSGLAAVALSAVTARPDGRGELLARCQERLSWNRPEPRTLWPIAATEDRLRQELSIQPLLETLKNGSPKERQRVFMALARCDSPHCVPVLTEALGDADPEVRFQAGLTLVRLEERYVQRLQQATGGGPATAGEAAARTLGDACWEYAVSGLVEGAGRTRLLERARDAYLAEARRDPGDVASSLALARVFAALGDPRQALAHAERCLASRPDWAEALVLQGEALFALRRLDALPAVGHRLLALPPGALPEAAAEVAGYWADTGRKIA
- the pelF gene encoding GT4 family glycosyltransferase PelF — translated: MRPADVVLVSEGAYPFVTGGLSHWIQQLASGMPDLSFEVVTLVAGREERAHRYALPRNVRALHVIDILDAPATAPRAAREPDPLLLSSVRRLATAGARPGAGGSPFADLLAALERAGGASAELLASHDAWSVLVEAYRERAPRQSFLDFFWTCRAMLPPLLSCIAADLPPAAVYHAASTGYAGLLGALAARRHGARFILTEHGSYTREREVELARADWIHVPPAETSPWVPRAEFFKEWWADYFELLASHAYAHADLILALNEVGTGLQARAGAPPAKLRAIPNGVDVARFAPLRRRHDWSDRPFRVGFVGRVVPVKDVKTFLRAIATARQEIPALEAVLVGPTDEVPLYLRECEDLVALLEIGDIARFTGPADVREYLGQMDVLVLTSLTEAQPLVVLEAFAAGVPVVCSDVGGCRELVLGGSAPGDRDIGPSGILTRAARPAETAAALVALWRDPLLHAALRDAAIARAAGFYDEKRLLAAYRRVYAGKEP
- the pelG gene encoding exopolysaccharide Pel transporter PelG gives rise to the protein MSAGNLFRQLASRESYGSQLGAFALATVLGCAPWLLPALGIAILVWLAGQERDALLFRILVLYAITFSLIAAGAVQTFGVRFLWDRLYAGDRHSFVPAFCTLLLPLVGGQVLLAVVATAGLELPGAVRAAWLGLYAILHGVWLAAFWLGAVKDHAFTAFALALGVGLSIPGALAGFQAGGLAGQFLGLAAGYAVSFACLLSRMVAEFGYSYTFAWRVWAYLPRLFPLFLAGLCYGIGLWADKFVFWAHPDTGVAVLGWLRMSPHYDNAVFLASLTIVPALGLFLMHMDTEFGDRYREIFATIGRHAPLSEIVAARERALACFHAGLGFVLRLQAPLALGIALFAAEIMSRLGISWLGLFAFRYSVVAMLLQLIHLVALIALIYFDFRKSALLLGGAFLVAQVAGAWLSIGFGPGLHGLGGLVANGLVAVLGIAVLEAKTGRLEYHVFRRQVAGA
- a CDS encoding spherulation-specific family 4 protein, yielding MRLRYGVLPVVLMVAACAAVPGGRGIATGHGAAGALVPLYTYPTDPTWGRVLAARQANPLVPVLAIANPASGAGNARNPDYVSGIDRLQQGGVAVLGYVDTAYGRRRPRQARLEIYRYWSWYRVAGIFFDQMANTSGKEGYYADLSAYAASLGMATTVGNPGTQTRESYLRSVDVLVLHDSAALPDTAALCGDWHSRYPRERFATLSYGVASLDAAAISRVSGCAGFVHVTNDSLPNPWDSLPPYFESLVGLLASL